DNA from Dietzia lutea:
TCATGTAGAACAGCAGCTGCACCATCGAGTCCAGCAGCGGCGCGATGTCGCGGAACCGCGTGGCCAGGATGCCGAACAGCATCGCCACCCACACGCCGTTGACCATGAGCACCGCCAGGCCCAGGACGGACAGCAGCAGCTCCCAGCCCAGCGGCCGCGGGAAGATCACCATGAGCAGCACCCAGATGACCAGGTTGTGGCACAGGAACAGGAATTGCCGCCAGACCAGCCGGTAGACGTGCACGCTCAGCGCGCTGGGCAGCTGTTTGATCAGGCCCTCGTTGGCGATGAAGACCTCGGAGCCCTCCTTGATGCAGCCGGAGATGAAGCCCCACATGATGAGGCCCACCGTGACGTGGGGGAGGAACTCGGCGAGCGGGATCTGGAAGAGGATTGAGTACAGCAGGCCCAGCGCCACGGCCATGACGCCGGTGGCGATGGTGATCCACAGCGGGCCCAGCGTGGAGCGGCGGTAGCGCTGCTTGATGTCCTGCCAGCCCAGGGACAGCCACAGCTCGCGCTGGCCGAGCCCCTGGCGCAGGTCGGCCACGGCCCGGCGGAAGGTGTGGGAGTCGTTGACGATCTCGCCCCGCACGCGCTCGTCGGGGAGCGTCGCCGAGGTCGGATCGGGGAGGGACTGGTCCTGCACGAGGGCTCAGCGTACTAGAGGTCCGGCCGGTGGCAGCCCCGCCGCGAGGGCGCGTAGACAGTAGAGATGACGACCAGTACGCAGATCCAGCTCGCGAGCCGTCCCACCGGATGGCCGACCCACGGAAATTTCCGCACGGTCACCGTCGACCTCCCCGAGCTCGCCGAGGGCGAGATCCGGGTGACCAACGAGTTCATCTCGGTGGATCCCTACATGCGGGGTCGGATGAACGAGGGACGCTCCTACATCCCGCCGTTCGAGCTCGACGAGACCATGACCGGCGCGGCCGTGGGCCGGGTCGTCGAGTCCCGCTCGGACGACCACCCCGTCGGCGCGGTGGTTCTGCACAACGACGGGTGGCGCGACGTCGCCCAGGGTGACGCCCGGCAGTTCCGCGTGGTGCAGGAGATGGACGGGGTGCCGGTCTCGGCCTACCTCGGCGTCCTCGGCACCACGGGCCTCACCGCCTACGTGGGGCTACTGCACATCGGCCGGTTCCAGGCCGGCGAGAGCGTGTTCGTCTCCGGCGCGGCCGGGTCGGTCGGCTCGGCGGTGGGGCAGATCGCCAAGCTCATGGGCGCCTCGAAGGTCGTCGGCTCGGCCGGCAGCCCGGAGAAGGTGGCCACCTGCATCGAGCGCTACGGGTTCGACGCCGCGCTCAACTACAAGGACGGCCCCGTCCGGAAGCTCCTGCGCGAGCACTTCGGCAGCGAGAACGGCGAGGGGATCGACGTCTACTTCGACAATGTGGGCGGAGACCACCTCGAGGCCGCGATCGACCTCATGAACGACGGCGGCCGCCTGGCCCTGTGCGGCGCGATCAGCTCGTACAACGACTCCGAGCGCAAGCCCGGCCCGGACAACCTCTGGTACGCCATCACCCGCGGGCTGACGCTGCAGGGCTTCACGGTGAACAACTACATGCACCTTTTCAAGGAGTTCGCCGAGAAGGTGGGCCCGTGGGTGGCCTCCGGCGAGCTGAAGTTCGACGAGACGGTGGTCGAGGGGATCGACAACTCGGTCGACGCGTTCCTCGACCTGATGAAGGGCGCCAACACCGGCAAGATGCTCGTCAAGATCTGACATCCCGGGGCTCCCACCGGGCCCGGCCGGCGGTGGGGCAGGCTGGTGGCCATGACGCCGATCCGTCGAGCCGCGCCCGCCACCCGCCTCCGGAGACGGGCCCGCCGCCGTCTCGACACAGTCCGCGCCGCCGCGGACGCCCGGTGGGGGCGGCCCCGCGAGGGCCACGGGCCCGTCTACCTCGTCGCGCCGGCGGGCAACCCCAACCACGGTGACGAGCAGCTGCTGGCCGGATGGCTGCGGTTCCTGCGCCACCGGCTGCCCGGCACGCCGGTCGTGGTGGACTGCCACACGCCGGGTCAGGCGGCGGTGCTGCACCACTCCGAGCATCCGGACGTGCTGTTCACCGACACCCTGTGGCGGCTGGCCGCGCAGAGGGCCGAGGCCGGCGCCGCGGCGGCGGTGGAGTTCGCGCGCCGCGCGGTCGCCGAGCTCGGCACGGACCCGGCGGTCGCCTCGGGCATCGACCTCGCGCGCAGCGCGTCGGTCATCCACCTGATCGGCGGGGGTTACGTCAACGACCAGTGGCCGCACCATCTGGGCGTGGCCGCGGCGGCCGGAGAGCTCGGTCGGCTCGCGGGGGCGCGCGTGGTGGCCACCGGTCAGGGGCTGCTGCCGTGCGGCGAGCCCGCGCTGCTGGCCGACGCGCTGCGCGGGTACGAGTTGGTCACCGTCCGCGACGCCGGGTCGCTCGAGCTGCTCGCGGACAGCGACCTCCCGGTCCGGCACGTGGGTGACGACGGCTGGCTCGCGCTCTCCGCGCCCGGCGACCTCGACGCCGTCGCAGGCGGCCGGCTCCTCATCGACCACCCCGTCTACTCCACCGATCCCGACGCCTGCCGGGACGTGGTGCTGTGCGCGCAGTCGGACCTCGCCGACCCGGTCGCGGTGGCCGACACCGTCGCCCGCGTGCTGGCCGACTGGGGGGTTCCGGGGGAGAGGATGTCGGTGGTCGAGGCGATCCCCGGCGGGGACCGCGTGGTGTGGGACCTGGTGTGCGCGCGGGCGAGGGCGGCCGTCGGTGGCGGCGCGGGATCTGACGGCGACGACGAGGTGGGCCGCGCACTGGCCGCCCTCCAGCTGCACCGCGCGCGTTTCGTGTCCTTCCGGGAGGTGTGGGCCGAGGGGCTCCCCGCCAGGCCGGGGCAGGTCTGGCTGACGACCCGGTTCCATCCGCATGTGTTCGCCGCGGCCCGCGGCGCCTCCGGGGTGGCCGTGCGCACGGGGTCGGCCTACTACGACGTCAAGCACGGTTCGCTCGCCGACGCCGGGTCGCCGTGGGTCACCGTCGGTGTGGGCGAGGAGCGCGTCCCGGCGTTCCCGACCGCCGGCGGATTCGACCCCGAGGCGGTCACCGGGCACGTCCGCGCCGCGGTGGCGTTGGCAGAGGAGCTCTACCCGCTCGGCTGAGTCCGCCGGGCGGCGCTTTGTGCAACTAGTTGCACAAAGCGGGGGCTGGCCGTACGGTCGGCGACAGGCGCTCGTCGCGCCCCACCTCGCCGAAAGGAATGCCGATGGCTCTGCCCTCCGTACTCGCCGGCCCGCTCACCGTCCCGGTTCTCGCCTCGCCGATGTTCATCTACTCGGGTCCGGAACTAGTGGCCGCCCAGTGCCAGGCCGGGGTGATCGGTGCGTTCCCCGCGCTCAACGCGCGGCCGCAGTCGCTGCTGGGGGAGTGGCTCGATCAGATCACCGAGAGCAACGCGGCCTACGCCGCGGCGAACCCGGACCGGTACGTGGCGCCGTTCGCCGTCAACCAGATCGTCCACCGGTCCAACGACCGGCTAGAACAGGATCTGGCGACGGTCGTCGAGCACGAGGTACCCATCGTCATCACCTCACTCGGCGCTCGTGAGGAGGTCAACGAGGCCGTCCACTCCTACGGTGGGATCGTCCTCCACGACGTCATCAACAACCGCTTCGCCCGCAAGGCCATCGAGAAGGGCGCCGACGGGCTGGTCGCGGTGGCCGCCGGGGCCGGAGGCCACGCCGGCACGCAGTCCCCGTTCGCGCTCCTCCGGGAGATCCGCGAGTGGTTCGACGGCCCACTGCTGCTGTCCGGGGCCATCGCCCACGGGCGGTCCGTCCTCGCCGCGCAGGCGGCAGGAGCGGACCTCGCCTACGTCGGTTCGGCGTTCCTCGCGACGGAGGAGTCGCGGGCGACGCCGGAGTACAAGCAGATGATCGTCGACAGTTCCGCCGACGACATCGTCTACAGCAACCTGTTCACCGGCATCCACGGCAACTATCTCCGGGGCAGCATCGAGGCCGCCGGGCTGGACCCGGACAACCTGCCGGAGTCGGACCCGTCGGCCATGGACTTCGGCTCGGGCGGGGCGAACGACTCCAAGGCGTGGCGCGACATCTGGGGAGCCGGGCAGGGCGTGGGCGCCGTCCGCTCCACCGGCACCGTCCGCGACCTGGTCGATCGCCTGCGGGGCGAATACGACGAGGCGCTGGACGCCCTCACCGCCGGCGTCGCCGCGCTGCGCTGAGCCGATGTCGCTGAAGTTCGCGATCCTCACCTCGCTCACCGAGCGGAAGGGCAGCGGGATCGAACTCGCCCGACGCTTCGACAGGTCGATCGGGTACTTCTGGCCCGCCACCCACCAGCAGATCTACCGCGAACTCGACCGGCTGGCCTCGGCCGGTCTGATCCGGGAACTGCCACAGGACAGCCCGCCCCGGCGCGGACAACCCAGGCGGTTCGCGGTCACCGACGACGGCCGCCGATCGCTGGTCGAGTGGATCGGCGAGGACGACGCCCCGGACGTGACGCGGTCGACCCTCGCGGTCCGCGTCCGGGCCGCCGCCGCCACGGGCCGGACCGACGAGGTCCGCCGCGCCCTCGAGCACCACCGCGGCAGGCGACGGGAGAACCTCGAGCGCAACCTCGAGATCGAGAGGCGCGACTTCTCCGCCGTCGACCCGTCGGACCTGCGCGGCGTCCTCCAGCACCGCGTCCTCACGCTGGGCATCGAGGAGGAGCGGGTCTGGCTGACGTGGTGCGACGAGACGTTGGAGGCGCTGGACCGGCTGCCGGCGCGGTGAACGGTCTCCGGGGTCGTCCGTCTCCCGCCCTCCGAGCCGACGCCCCTCACTGGGCGAGTAGCTCCCGGAGGGTTGACGCCCCGTCGTAGCTCGTCCGGAACAGTCCGCGGCGCTGCAGGACCGGGATCACGAGATCCACGAAATCCTCCAGGCCGTCCGGGTAGCTCGGAGGCATGAGGTTGAACCCGTCGGCCGCGCCCGCCCGGTACCAGCGCTCGATCTCGTCCGCGATCGACTCGGGCGTACCGAGCATCGTGCAGTGCCCTCCGCCCGCCGCGAGGGTACCAAGCAGCTCGCGCACGGTGGGCGAGTCCTTGCGGACGATCCGGAGGATGGTCTCGTAGCGGCCCTGCGGCCCCGCGAACTCGGCCAGCGGCGGCAGCTCCGGAACAGGCGCGTCGAGCTCCCAGTCGGAGCAGTCCTGCCCGGTGAACAGCGACAGCTGGGCCAACGACTCCTCGACCGGCAGCAGGGCGTCGAGCTCCGCCTTCTTCTGACGGGCTTCCGCCACCGTCGACCCGACATACGTCACCAGTCCGGGCATGACGACCAGCGAGTCCGCGTCCCTGCCCGCCGCCTCCGCCCTCCGCCTCAGGTCCGAGGCGTACGCCGTCGCGGCGTCGTCGTCATAGGCGACGGCGTAGATCCCCTCGGCGTGCCGTGCCGCCAGGTCCCGGCCCGGGTCCGACGATCCGGCCTGGAACAGAACCGGGCGGCCCTGCGGCGACCGCGGCACGGTGAGTGGTCCGTCCACCAGGAAGTGCTCGCCCGCGTGGCGCACCGCTCGCACCTTCGCCGGATCCGCCCACAACCCGGTGCGGTCGAGGACCAGTGCGTCGGCGTCCCATGAATCCCACAGGGCGAGGGCGGTCTGCACGAACTCCTCGGCCCGCTCGTACCGCTCGGAGTGCCCCGGCAGTGAGGCCATCCCGTGGTTGCGCGCCTCCGCGTCGAACATGGAGGTCACCACGTTCCATCCGATCCGTCCGCCGCTGATGTGGTCGAGCGAGGCCAGCATGCGGGCGGCGTGGAACGGCGTGAAGAACGTGGTGGACACGGTGCTCACCAGTCCCACGTGTCGGGTCGCCCGCGCCATCGCCGACAGTGCGGTCAATGGCTCGAGGAACCACCACGAGCCGCTGCCCGGGTCGAGCACCGAGTGGCCGTCGGCGAAGAACACCGCGTCGAGGCAGCCCCGCTCCGCCGTCCGGGCCAGCTCCTCCCAGTACGCGATGTCGCCGAGTCGCTCCACCGGGGAACCGGGCTGGCGCCACGCGGCGGAGTGGTGGCCGCAACCGAACAGGAACGCATTGACATGCAGCATGGGGACATCCCTTCGCCGGCACTACCCGGAGCAGGTTCAACGGGTCTCATCTCAGCCGCCCCCGGTGGGCGGCACCCCGTGTCGTGACCCCTAGTCTAGACCCCGTCGACGGTCAGCAGGATCTTCCCGTGCGACTCCCCGGACTCCAGCAGGGCCAGCGCCTCGGCTGCCCGCTCCAGGGGGATCTCACGGAAGACCCTCGTGGTGACGTCACCGGCCGCGACCATCGGCCACACGTGATCCACGACCTCCCGGCAGATGCCCGTCTTGCCGCCGGGGCCGTCCACCGGCCGCGCCCGGAGGTTCGTGGCGAGGACGCCGGCCCTCTTGGGCAACAACCTGCCCAGGTTGAGCTCGCCCTTCACCCCGCCCTGGAGTCCGATGACGACCACGCGACCGTCCGGCGCCAGGGACGCGATGTTCGGCTCGAGGTACTTCGCGCCCATCACGTCGAGGACCAGGTCGACGCCTCTGCCTCTCTCGTCGTCGTCGGTCCATTCCCTCACCCGCTCGACGAAATCCTCG
Protein-coding regions in this window:
- a CDS encoding ABC transporter permease, encoding MQDQSLPDPTSATLPDERVRGEIVNDSHTFRRAVADLRQGLGQRELWLSLGWQDIKQRYRRSTLGPLWITIATGVMAVALGLLYSILFQIPLAEFLPHVTVGLIMWGFISGCIKEGSEVFIANEGLIKQLPSALSVHVYRLVWRQFLFLCHNLVIWVLLMVIFPRPLGWELLLSVLGLAVLMVNGVWVAMLFGILATRFRDIAPLLDSMVQLLFYMTPIVWTTQTLYEQGGDIADRARIAELNPLYHYLEIVRAPMIGEPVAAYHWWIVLACTAVGLALAFVALRRFRSRVPYWV
- a CDS encoding NADP-dependent oxidoreductase — its product is MTTSTQIQLASRPTGWPTHGNFRTVTVDLPELAEGEIRVTNEFISVDPYMRGRMNEGRSYIPPFELDETMTGAAVGRVVESRSDDHPVGAVVLHNDGWRDVAQGDARQFRVVQEMDGVPVSAYLGVLGTTGLTAYVGLLHIGRFQAGESVFVSGAAGSVGSAVGQIAKLMGASKVVGSAGSPEKVATCIERYGFDAALNYKDGPVRKLLREHFGSENGEGIDVYFDNVGGDHLEAAIDLMNDGGRLALCGAISSYNDSERKPGPDNLWYAITRGLTLQGFTVNNYMHLFKEFAEKVGPWVASGELKFDETVVEGIDNSVDAFLDLMKGANTGKMLVKI
- a CDS encoding polysaccharide pyruvyl transferase family protein is translated as MTPIRRAAPATRLRRRARRRLDTVRAAADARWGRPREGHGPVYLVAPAGNPNHGDEQLLAGWLRFLRHRLPGTPVVVDCHTPGQAAVLHHSEHPDVLFTDTLWRLAAQRAEAGAAAAVEFARRAVAELGTDPAVASGIDLARSASVIHLIGGGYVNDQWPHHLGVAAAAGELGRLAGARVVATGQGLLPCGEPALLADALRGYELVTVRDAGSLELLADSDLPVRHVGDDGWLALSAPGDLDAVAGGRLLIDHPVYSTDPDACRDVVLCAQSDLADPVAVADTVARVLADWGVPGERMSVVEAIPGGDRVVWDLVCARARAAVGGGAGSDGDDEVGRALAALQLHRARFVSFREVWAEGLPARPGQVWLTTRFHPHVFAAARGASGVAVRTGSAYYDVKHGSLADAGSPWVTVGVGEERVPAFPTAGGFDPEAVTGHVRAAVALAEELYPLG
- a CDS encoding NAD(P)H-dependent flavin oxidoreductase, with translation MALPSVLAGPLTVPVLASPMFIYSGPELVAAQCQAGVIGAFPALNARPQSLLGEWLDQITESNAAYAAANPDRYVAPFAVNQIVHRSNDRLEQDLATVVEHEVPIVITSLGAREEVNEAVHSYGGIVLHDVINNRFARKAIEKGADGLVAVAAGAGGHAGTQSPFALLREIREWFDGPLLLSGAIAHGRSVLAAQAAGADLAYVGSAFLATEESRATPEYKQMIVDSSADDIVYSNLFTGIHGNYLRGSIEAAGLDPDNLPESDPSAMDFGSGGANDSKAWRDIWGAGQGVGAVRSTGTVRDLVDRLRGEYDEALDALTAGVAALR
- a CDS encoding PadR family transcriptional regulator, which translates into the protein MSLKFAILTSLTERKGSGIELARRFDRSIGYFWPATHQQIYRELDRLASAGLIRELPQDSPPRRGQPRRFAVTDDGRRSLVEWIGEDDAPDVTRSTLAVRVRAAAATGRTDEVRRALEHHRGRRRENLERNLEIERRDFSAVDPSDLRGVLQHRVLTLGIEEERVWLTWCDETLEALDRLPAR
- a CDS encoding LLM class flavin-dependent oxidoreductase, with translation MLHVNAFLFGCGHHSAAWRQPGSPVERLGDIAYWEELARTAERGCLDAVFFADGHSVLDPGSGSWWFLEPLTALSAMARATRHVGLVSTVSTTFFTPFHAARMLASLDHISGGRIGWNVVTSMFDAEARNHGMASLPGHSERYERAEEFVQTALALWDSWDADALVLDRTGLWADPAKVRAVRHAGEHFLVDGPLTVPRSPQGRPVLFQAGSSDPGRDLAARHAEGIYAVAYDDDAATAYASDLRRRAEAAGRDADSLVVMPGLVTYVGSTVAEARQKKAELDALLPVEESLAQLSLFTGQDCSDWELDAPVPELPPLAEFAGPQGRYETILRIVRKDSPTVRELLGTLAAGGGHCTMLGTPESIADEIERWYRAGAADGFNLMPPSYPDGLEDFVDLVIPVLQRRGLFRTSYDGASTLRELLAQ